In the genome of Prosthecobacter algae, one region contains:
- a CDS encoding DUF3096 domain-containing protein encodes MSPHLTPIVSIVAGICVLIFPHLLNYVVAIYLILTGVLALAK; translated from the coding sequence ATGAGCCCCCATCTGACTCCCATCGTTTCCATCGTCGCAGGCATCTGCGTGCTGATTTTTCCGCACCTGCTGAACTACGTCGTAGCCATCTATCTCATCCTCACGGGCGTGCTGGCCCTTGCCAAATAA
- a CDS encoding zinc-binding metallopeptidase family protein: protein MRTYLCVCGQPVFFNNSVCIACGRAIGFDPASREMRALDLAEEGVHQQALAEVAPKRGFFRRAPRQVTPQRYRFCANLNACGCNWLIPADADPASLCPACVTTRVIPDLSQPGNGERWTKLETAKRRLLFTLLDHGLWGPGSMLEPTVPMVFDFLQSLPGQPSVLTGHDTGVITLNVQEADDDMREKTRLEMREPYRSLLGHFRHESGHYYWDVLIAGSPWLEEFRNLFGDETLDYATALQRNYAEGPPLGWEENHISAYAASHPWEDWAETWAHWLHMSDTLETADSAECRSNIMQPKIDPALLCGEGQSITPDVQAFCERVSHWVALTTLVNELTRSMGQPDAYPFVCSGPVLKKLFFIDRVMHPSRVD, encoded by the coding sequence ATGAGGACCTATCTTTGCGTCTGTGGACAGCCTGTCTTTTTTAACAACAGCGTGTGTATCGCCTGCGGTCGCGCGATTGGTTTTGATCCGGCCTCACGCGAAATGCGTGCGCTGGACCTAGCTGAGGAAGGCGTGCACCAGCAGGCACTCGCCGAAGTTGCCCCGAAGCGTGGTTTTTTCCGCCGCGCCCCCCGGCAGGTGACGCCGCAGCGCTATCGTTTTTGCGCCAATCTCAATGCCTGCGGCTGTAACTGGCTCATCCCTGCCGATGCAGATCCGGCCAGCCTATGCCCAGCCTGTGTGACGACCCGAGTCATTCCGGATCTATCCCAGCCAGGCAACGGCGAGCGCTGGACCAAGCTGGAAACCGCCAAACGCAGGCTGCTTTTCACCCTGCTGGATCATGGCCTCTGGGGTCCTGGTAGCATGCTGGAACCTACGGTGCCGATGGTCTTCGATTTTCTGCAGTCCCTCCCAGGCCAGCCTTCCGTGCTCACTGGCCACGACACAGGAGTCATCACCCTGAATGTGCAGGAGGCGGATGATGACATGCGGGAAAAGACCCGCCTGGAAATGCGGGAGCCGTACCGTTCTTTGTTAGGCCACTTCAGGCACGAGTCAGGGCATTATTATTGGGATGTACTCATCGCAGGCAGTCCATGGCTGGAGGAATTTCGAAATCTGTTTGGAGACGAAACTTTGGACTATGCCACGGCCCTCCAGCGGAACTACGCGGAAGGCCCGCCGCTGGGCTGGGAGGAAAATCACATCAGTGCTTATGCGGCCTCCCACCCCTGGGAAGACTGGGCCGAAACCTGGGCGCATTGGCTGCACATGAGCGATACCCTGGAGACGGCAGATTCTGCCGAGTGCCGCAGCAACATCATGCAGCCCAAAATTGATCCTGCGCTGCTATGTGGTGAAGGGCAGTCAATCACTCCAGATGTGCAGGCTTTTTGTGAAAGGGTCAGCCATTGGGTGGCGCTGACGACCTTGGTCAACGAACTGACCCGTAGCATGGGGCAGCCAGATGCTTATCCCTTTGTGTGCAGTGGCCCGGTTCTCAAAAAACTCTTCTTTATTGACCGCGTCATGCACCCTTCGAGGGTTGATTAG
- a CDS encoding entericidin A/B family lipoprotein yields MKTPDLSPDAPLHTSSEDNTAQQASFFIFAFGMLILTLSFLSSCNTTRGIGRDMQHVGSTIERQAAKV; encoded by the coding sequence ATGAAAACCCCAGACCTCTCCCCCGACGCCCCCCTTCACACATCTTCTGAAGACAACACGGCACAGCAGGCGAGCTTTTTCATTTTTGCTTTTGGCATGTTGATCCTCACCCTCTCTTTCCTGAGCAGTTGCAACACCACGCGTGGTATTGGTCGCGACATGCAACACGTCGGCAGCACGATTGAGCGCCAAGCTGCCAAGGTCTAG
- a CDS encoding AI-2E family transporter, whose amino-acid sequence MAPLIRLATVMLTVAMLWAGRDFFIPLALAALFAFLLKPVVSFFNHRLHFARTLAVITVTVLSFSVMGALLWVLGGELHQLVKELPGYRHTIHQRVISVREVGQGGVFEKLQSLAMEISNASDAEDVKRNGAAPETPVLIERSTNRLQETAMSALGFLADSLGTAAVVVVFVIFMLLRQNDVRNRVIHLVGYSRLTTTTRALDEAASRVSRYLLMQGLINGAYGLLLAAGFWAIGLPYVVLWGALAALFRFVPYIGPWIAAILPVALSLAVFDGWTQPLMVIALIAGLELLTNMVLEPLLYGQSAGVSDLALLIAIVFWTLIWGPVGLLLATPLTVCLVVFSKYIPELKFIEILMGDQPEVQPSFLVYQRLLVGDVEEAEELTHASSKEIGHGNTLDQVLLPAAVHARREMLAGRLSKEESDGILETLTTLACETVLDEVPPVSEGTGPLLLCRSFDTSADSIALHWLTRTVGVGLWRWESIPQSALVSEVIAQVESLKPAIVCISAMPPGVSSTAQLLCKRLRHRFPEQKILLARWGASKAEIRTDTGATWVVTTTEEARERLVSVLPLGEPEVQPS is encoded by the coding sequence ATGGCTCCGCTCATCCGGCTCGCCACGGTGATGCTCACCGTGGCGATGCTGTGGGCGGGTCGGGACTTTTTCATCCCCTTAGCATTGGCGGCTCTATTCGCCTTTTTGCTGAAACCGGTGGTGTCCTTTTTCAATCACCGCCTGCACTTTGCCCGCACCCTGGCCGTCATCACCGTGACGGTCCTTTCGTTTTCAGTGATGGGGGCATTGCTGTGGGTTCTCGGAGGGGAGCTTCACCAATTGGTGAAGGAACTGCCCGGATACCGCCACACTATCCACCAGCGCGTTATCAGCGTGCGGGAGGTCGGGCAAGGCGGCGTGTTTGAAAAGCTGCAAAGCCTCGCGATGGAGATTTCCAACGCTTCAGATGCGGAAGATGTGAAGCGCAATGGTGCAGCTCCGGAAACCCCGGTGCTGATCGAACGGTCCACGAATCGATTGCAGGAGACAGCCATGTCGGCCCTGGGCTTTTTAGCTGACAGTCTGGGCACGGCTGCTGTGGTCGTGGTTTTTGTGATCTTCATGCTGCTGCGGCAGAATGATGTGCGAAACCGGGTCATCCATCTGGTGGGATACAGTCGGCTGACGACGACGACGCGGGCCTTGGATGAGGCGGCTTCACGGGTCAGCCGTTATTTGCTCATGCAGGGTTTGATCAATGGGGCCTACGGGCTGCTGCTGGCGGCGGGTTTTTGGGCCATCGGGCTTCCCTATGTTGTGCTGTGGGGGGCACTGGCAGCGCTGTTTCGTTTTGTACCCTACATCGGCCCCTGGATCGCTGCGATCCTTCCCGTCGCTTTGAGCTTGGCCGTGTTTGATGGCTGGACCCAACCGCTGATGGTCATCGCGCTGATCGCGGGCCTTGAATTGCTCACCAACATGGTGTTGGAGCCTTTACTCTATGGCCAGAGCGCCGGAGTGTCTGACCTCGCCTTGCTGATTGCCATTGTGTTTTGGACGCTGATCTGGGGGCCTGTGGGGCTGCTGCTGGCGACGCCACTGACGGTTTGTCTCGTCGTCTTTTCGAAGTACATCCCGGAACTGAAGTTCATCGAGATTTTGATGGGCGACCAGCCTGAGGTGCAGCCCTCATTTTTGGTGTATCAGCGTTTGCTGGTGGGGGATGTGGAAGAGGCGGAGGAACTGACTCACGCCTCCTCCAAGGAAATCGGGCATGGTAATACCCTGGATCAGGTACTGCTGCCTGCGGCCGTTCATGCACGCCGGGAAATGCTCGCAGGACGCCTTTCCAAAGAGGAGTCGGATGGGATTCTGGAAACGTTGACGACGCTCGCCTGCGAGACCGTGCTGGACGAAGTGCCTCCCGTCTCTGAGGGCACGGGGCCACTGCTCCTTTGTCGTAGCTTTGACACTTCGGCCGATTCAATCGCCCTGCACTGGCTGACGCGCACTGTGGGGGTAGGGCTGTGGCGTTGGGAGTCCATTCCTCAGTCGGCACTGGTTTCTGAAGTCATTGCGCAGGTGGAAAGCCTGAAGCCTGCCATCGTCTGCATCAGTGCCATGCCTCCGGGGGTCAGCAGCACAGCACAACTGCTCTGCAAGCGGCTGCGCCACCGCTTTCCTGAACAGAAGATTCTGCTGGCGCGTTGGGGTGCCTCCAAAGCGGAAATCAGGACGGATACTGGCGCAACCTGGGTGGTGACGACAACCGAAGAGGCGCGTGAACGTCTGGTATCCGTCTTGCCTCTGGGTGAACCTGAGGTGCAACCATCATGA
- a CDS encoding lmo0937 family membrane protein, translating into MLYTVAVVLLILWLLGLVTSYTLSGFIHILLVIAIVVILLRVIQGRKPL; encoded by the coding sequence ATGCTCTACACCGTCGCCGTCGTTCTTCTCATCCTCTGGCTGCTGGGTCTCGTCACCAGCTACACGCTTAGCGGATTCATCCACATCCTGCTGGTGATCGCCATCGTGGTGATTCTGCTCCGCGTGATCCAGGGCCGCAAGCCCCTCTGA